From Syngnathus scovelli strain Florida chromosome 14, RoL_Ssco_1.2, whole genome shotgun sequence, one genomic window encodes:
- the rtn4ip1 gene encoding reticulon-4-interacting protein 1 homolog, mitochondrial, with translation MATIRRVVDCRLLLHRNVSRTSVSRFFKTSSSSRTVMPAWVIDKYGGNDVLRFTKNASFPVITYPNEVIVKVFAAGLNPIDVSMRGGYGAATMATKRDPLNINQKGSEFPLTLGRDVSGVIMECGLDVKYFQERDEVWAAIPPWKQGSLAEFVVLSANEVSLKPKSLSHTEAAAIPYVATTAWSALVNTGGLTKDNCAKKRVLIIGGSGGVGTFAIQMLKAWGAHVTVTCSQNAERFVRKLGADHVVDYTAGPVEVPLAALDKFDLVLDNIGGSTESWALNLLKPWSGAKYVTLVTPFLQNTDTLGIADGMLKTAATVASKALKHLVKGVHYRWGFFAPSGPALDEIREMVDAGQVHAVVEETFSFAQVPQAFAKVEKGHARGKTVVQINVGTDDA, from the exons ATGGCAACTATTAGACGCGTGGTGGACTGCAGATTGTTACTTCACCGTAACGTTTCAAGGACATCAGTTTCCAGATTTTTTAAGACCTCCAGCAGCTCCAGAACTGTCATGCCCGCATGGGTCATTGATAAGTATGGAGGCAATGATGTTCTGAGGTTCACCAAAAATGCCAGCTTCCCCGTTATTACCTACCCCAATGAGGTTATTGTCAAGGTGTTTGCTGCAGGACTGAACCCGATTGACGTCAGCATGAGAG GTGGCTATGGTGCTGCAACCATGGCCACGAAGAGAGACCCTCTGAACATAAATCAGAAGGGCAGTGAGTTCCCGCTCACCCTGGGGAGGGACGTGTCTGGGGTTATCATGGAGTGTGGCCTTGATGTGAAATACTTCCAAGAAAGGGATGAG GTGTGGGCTGCCATCCCACCATGGAAGCAGGGAAGCTTGGCTGAGTTTGTTGTGCTAAGTGCCAATGAG GTGTCCCTCAAACCAAAGTCACTGAGCCACACGGAGGCTGCAGCCATCCCTTACGTGGCAACCACGGCTTGGTCGGCTCTCGTCAACACCGGCGGGCTCACCAAAGACAACTGTGCCAAGAAACG TGTTTTGATCATCGGAGGGTCTGGGGGAGTGGGAACGTTTGCCATCCAG ATGCTGAAAGCGTGGGGAGCCCATGTGACTGTAACATGCTCCCAGAACGCTGAGCGTTTTGTCAGGAAGCTCGGAGCGGACCATGTAGTGGACTACACGGCGGGACCTGTTGAAGTGCCGCTGGCTGCCCTGGACAA GTTTGACCTGGTCCTGGATAACATTGGAGGCAGCACAGAAAGCTGGGCGCTGAATTTGCTCAAGCCATGGAGCGGCGCCAAGTACGTCACCCTAGTGACGCCCTTCCTCCAGAACACCGACACCCTGGGGATTGCTGATGGAATGCTGAAGACGGCTGCCACTGTGGCCAGTAAGGCCCTCAAG CACCTTGTTAAGGGAGTCCACTACCGTTGGGGATTCTTTGCACCAAGTGGTCCAGCACTGGATGAAATCAGGGAGATGGTAGATGCAGGGCAG GTCCATGCGGTTGTAGAAGAAACTTTCAGCTTTGCACAGGTTCCTCAGGCTTTTGCAAAAGTGGAGAAAGGCCACGCCCGAGGAAAGACTGTGGTCCAGATCAACGTGGGGACAGATGATGCGTAG
- the qrsl1 gene encoding glutamyl-tRNA(Gln) amidotransferase subunit A, mitochondrial, with protein sequence MLNLTLREVSIAFREGKISPSELCRKCLDRIKQNRHLNAYITVTEELALKQAHEAETRLLRGTSKGPLDGIPFAVKDNFCTKNIKTTCASKMLKDYTPPYNATVVQKLFDQGAVLLGKTNMDEFAMGSGSTDGAFGPVRNPWGYATPYCEQTGAVSDSDWVISGGSSGGSAAAVASLTSYLALGSDTGGSTRNPGAQCGIVALKPTYGLLSRHGLIPLINSCDVPGILTKSARDAAIVLDILQGLDTKDSTTVPAPASSAELPENFDVKNLCVGIPKEFYTPGLSEEVAAQWSRVADMFEKWGARVKQVSLPHSQYAIACYYVLCCAEVASNMGRFDGLQYGHRSEVDSSTEAMYATTRHEGFNDVVRSRILSGNYFLLKQNYEHYFVKAQKVRRVIADDFKRVFGSGVDVLLTPTTLSDAARYADFTREDNRARSVQEDIFTVSANTAGLPAVSVPTTLSKRGLPIGLQLIGPAFRDKKLLSVAQWIEQRVGFPSIGDFEESNGQSSSYNISFAGGER encoded by the exons ATGCTCAACCTCACTCTACGAGAG GTTTCTATTGCATTCAGAGAGGGAAAGATTTCTCCATCTGAGTTGTGTCGAAAATGTTTGGACCGCATCAAGCAAAACCGGCATCTAAATGCCTACATCACGGTGACAGAGGAATTGGCCTTGAAGCAGGCTCATGAAGCAGAGACCAGACTGCtaagag GGACCTCTAAAGGTCCTCTGGATGGAATCCCATTTGCAGTCAAAGACAACTTTTGCACAAAGAACATTAAGACCACATGTGCTTCGAAGATGCTCAAAG ACTACACTCCGCCGTACAATGCTACAGTAGTACAGAAGCTGTTTGACCAAGGAGCTGTTCTTCTTGGGAAGACCAACATGGATGAGTTTGCTATGGG TTCAGGCAGCACTGACGGTGCATTTGGACCAGTGAGAAACCCGTGGGGCTACGCTACTCCCTACTGTGAGCAGACAGGAGCGGTATCAGACTCTGACTGGGTCATTTCTGGAGGAAGTTCTGGGGGAAGCGCAGCAGCTGTGGCCTCACTGACCAGTTACCT CGCTTTAGGGTCGGATACAGGCGGTTCCACCCGTAACCCGGGCGCGCAGTGCGGGATCGTGGCTTTGAAGCCAACGTATGGACTGCTGTCGCGGCATGGCCTCATCCCGCTGATCAACTCTTGTGATGTTCCAGGCATTTTGACAAAAAGTGCCAGAGATGCAGCCATTGTTTTAG ATATCCTCCAAGGACTCGACACAAAAGACTCCACTACAGTTCCTGCTCCTGCGTCATCAGCAGAGCTGCCTGAAAACTTTGACGTTAAGAACCTCTGCGTCGGCATTCCAAAG GAGTTCTACACCCCTGGACTGTCGGAGGAGGTGGCCGCGCAATGGAGTCGGGTCGCTGACATGTTTGAGAAATGGGGTGCACGTGTGAAGCAAGTGTCCCTCCCCCACAGCCAGTATGCCATCGCATGTTACTACGTCCTGTGCTGTGCTGAGGTGGCGTCGAACATGGGACGTTTCGATGGCCTCCAGTATG GCCACCGTAGCGAAGTGGACAGTTCCACGGAGGCCATGTATGCCACCACACGGCACGAGGGTTTCAATGACGTTGTGAGAAGCAGGATATTATCTGGGAACTACTTCCTACTCAAACA AAACTACGAGCACTACTTTGTGAAAGCCCAGAAGGTTCGTCGAGTGATCGCGGACGATTTTAAGCGCGTGTTCGGCTCAGGTGTTGACGTGCTGCTGACACCCACCACGCTCTCGGATGCCGCACGTTATGCCGACTTCACGCGAGAGGACAACCGAGCACGCAGCGTGCAGGAGGATATCTTCACTGTTTCCGCCAACACAGCAG GTCTCCCGGCTGTTTCTGTGCCAACTACCTTATCCAAAAGAGGCCTTCCCATTGGCTTACAGCTCATAGGCCCCGCCTTCCGAGACAAGAAGCTCCTTAGTGTTGCCCAGTGGATCGAACAGAGGGTTGGGTTTCCCTCCATCGGTGACTTTGAGGAATCCAACGGGCAGAGCTCCAGTTACAATATTAGCTTTGCAGGGGGGGAGAGATGA
- the iars2 gene encoding isoleucine--tRNA ligase, mitochondrial isoform X1 → MLLCRISAVSRTLTRWGRRSHREGGLPYRSFLCSSSRCHGVSAGEGNAQSAEQGSAQGLYRDTVILPRTEFPMKLTGQKLLDREVQIQEKCGFASLYTWQSERKGKKKFCLHDGPPYANGDPHVGHALNKILKDIHNRFEMLRGRQVHYVPGWDCHGLPIELKALGELGAVDLSPLQIRRQARQFANGAIERQRAAFQRWGVMADWSQCYYTYDGTYEAAQLKVFQEMHSKGFIYQDYKPVFWSPSSRTALAEAELEYNPEHLSKTIYATFPLVTLPPKIASKTGQGDVSVLVWTTQPWTIPANQAVCYMPNAQYSVVRRKDNSQLLLMATERSVTLAAVLGTELESVATFTGSELEGGICKHPTIPDKEVPLLPANHVTMAKGTGLVHTAPAHGMDDYSVASQFQLPVECMVDEDGKFTELAGTELQHLSVFKEGNEKVINMLKDCGALAKEEDFVHSYPYDWRTKKPVLIRPSKQWFINTGSLKDKAKDALQKVRVLPESARNSLVTTLDKRTYWCISRQRSWGVPIPVFYHKDTGEALINKRTVSHIAGLFKEKGSDCWWELPMDTLLPADVLKKSKAGPVTDYVRGEDVLDIWFDSGASWAAVLEDELEFDSEEPESRLSWLPASLRTPLVAETDSRADAYVEGKDQIGGWFLSSLLTSVAVRNKAPYKSLVVHGFAVNEKGDKMSKSLGNVVDPDEVINGRKDGSIPAYGADVLRWWVAESNIFSEVQIGPSALTSARDNINKVRNTLRFLLGNLHGFDPRAQAVDAKEMMYIDQYMLHLLREYSMKVTDAYNEFDAGRVIRLLQAFITRDLSSFYFSIIKDRLYCDPEDSLGRRSCQTALEEILDGVMRSIAPILPHLAEDVYTHAPGHDEEETLFRSGWIKSSSVWKQPGLEEAVEGACAIRDSFLASIPGKNAAQYDLTIAIEPGLLFELMESLQEDPSSTSSQLVELMMAARVNLSSALPRDLPSDTLVNRGTFLINLEGGVIREEGTYSIAAVPTCADRCPRCRRYTAESPDCLCPRCQTVLAKA, encoded by the exons ATGCTGCTGTGCCGTATTTCGGCAGTAAGCCGAACGCTAACGAGATGGGGACGGAGGTCACACCGAGAAGGTGGCCTCCCCTACCGATCCTTCTTGTGTAGCTCTAGCCGCTGTCATGGTGTTTCTGCAGGCGAAGGCAACGCTCAGTCTGCAGAGcagggctctgcccagggactgtACCGAGACACCGTGATCCTTCCCCGGACGGAGTTCCCAATGAAACTGACGGGGCAGAAGCTACTTGACAGAGAAGTCCAAATTCAGGAG AAGTGTGGCTTTGCAAGTCTGTACACTTGGCAAAGCGAAAGGAAGGGCAAGAAGAAGTTTTGCCTTCACGATGGACCCCCATACGCCAACGGAGACCCACATGTGGGACATGCCCTCAACAAG ATTCTGAAAGACATCCATAACCGGTTTGAGATGCTGAGGGGCCGACAGGTCCACTATGTCCCAGGTTGGGACTGTCATGGTCTTCCTATTGAGCTGAAGGCTCTGGGCGAGCTGGGCGCTGTGGATCTCAGCCCTCTGCAGATCAGGCGTCAAG CTCGTCAGTTTGCAAATGGGGCCATCGAGCGTCAGAGGGCTGCTTTCCAGCGCTGGGGGGTGATGGCCGACTGGAGCCAATGCTACTACACCTATGATGGTACCTATGAAGCCGCTCAGCTGAAAGTCTTCCAGGAGATGCACAGCAAG GGGTTCATCTATCAAGATTACAAGCCTGTATTTTGGTCTCCTTCATCAAG AACTGCCTTAGCTGAGGCAGAACTGGAGTACAACCCTGAGCATCTCAGCAAAACCATCTACGCCACATTCCCGCTGGTCACGCTGCCGCCTAAAATAGCATCGAAAACAG GTCAGGGTGATGTTTCTGTCTTGGTGTGGACTACACAGCCTTGGACTATTCCTGCTAACCAGGCAGTCTGCTACATGCCAAATGCCCA GTACTCAGTGGTGAGAAGAAAAGACAACTCCCAATTGCTCTTAATGGCCACTGAGCGTTCTGTCACTCTGGCAGCAGTGTTGGGAACAGAACTGGAGAGTGTCGCCACTTTCACCG GATCGGAACTCGAGGGTGGGATCTGCAAGCATCCCACTATTCCTGACAAGGAAGTACCGCTCTTGCCCGCTAATCATGTGACAATGGCGAAAGGAACAGGATTGGTCCACACAGCACCGGCTCATGGCATGGACGATTACAGCGTGGCTTCTCAGTTTCAGCTCCCTGTG GAGTGTATGGTCGATGAGGACGGCAAGTTCACAGAGCTGGCAGGAACGGAGCTCCAGCATTTGTCTGTGTTTAAAGAAGGCAATGAAAAAG TGATCAACATGCTGAAGGATTGCGGGGCTTTGGCAAAAGAAGAGGATTTCGTTCATAGTTACCCATACGACTGGAGGACCAAGAAACCTGTTCTTATCAGGCCCAGCAAACAATGGTTTATTAACACAGGCTCACTCAAGGACAAGGCCAAG GACGCGCTGCAAAAAGTTCGCGTTTTACCAGAGTCAGCACGGAACAGCCTTGTGACCACGCTGGACAAACGCACTTACTGGTGCATCTCACGGCAGCGCAGCTGGGGAGTCCCCATCCCCGTCTTCTACCACAAAGACACTGGCGAGGCGCTCATCAACAA GCGCACGGTGTCCCACATTGCCGGACTCTTCAAGGAAAAGGGCAGCGACTGTTGGTGGGAGCTTCCAATGGACACTTTACTGCCAGCAGATGTGCTCAAGAAG AGTAAAGCAGGACCGGTAACCGACTATGTCCGTGGGGAGGACGTGCTTGACATCTGGTTTGACAGCGGAGCTTCATGGGCCGCTGTCCTGGAAG ACGAGCTGGAGTTTGACTCTGAAGAGCCTGAGTCTCGTCTCAGCTGGCTCCCGGCGTCACTGCGCACGCCGCTGGTCGCAG AGACAGACAGCCGAGCAGACGCGTACGTGGAAGGGAAGGACCAGATCGGAGGCTGGTTTCTCTCCTCGCTGCTCACCAGTGTCGCCGTCAGGAACAAGGCGCCTTACAA ATCACTGGTGGTCCACGGGTTTGCAGTCAATGAGAAGGGAGACAAAATGTCCAAGTCCCTTGGGAATGTCGTGGATCCAGATGAAGTCATCAATGGCAGGAAG GACGGCAGCATCCCAGCATACGGGGCAGACGTGCTGCGATGGTGGGTGGCAGAGTCAAACATATTTTCCGAAGTTCAGATCGGACCATCGGCCCTAACGTCAGCCCGGGACAACATCAACAAG GTCAGAAACACTTTGCGGTTCCTGCTGGGCAACCTGCACGGCTTTGACCCTCGGGCTCAGGCTGTGGACGCCAAAGAGATGATGTACATCGACCAGTACATGTTACACCTGCTGCGCGAGTACAGCATGAAG GTAACCGATGCTTACAATGAGTTTGACGCTGGCCGAGTCATACGCCTCCTCCAAGCCTTCATCACCAGAGACCTCTCCAGCTTTTATTTCAGCATTATCAAAGACAG GTTGTACTGCGATCCGGAAGACTCGCTAGGCCGAAGATCATGTCAGACGGCCTTAGAGGAGATTTTGGACGGGGTGATGAGATCCATCGCCCCCATCTTGCCTCATTTGGCTGAAGACGTATACACTCATGCACCGGGACATGACG AAGAGGAAACGCTATTCAGGAGCGGCTGGATCAAATCCAGTTCTGTGTGGAAGCAACCTGGACTGGAGGAGGCGGTGGAGGGGGCCTGCGCCATCAGGGACTCCTTTTTGGCTTCTATTCCGGGCAAAAATGCGGCCCAGTATGATCTCACCATTGCCATTGAGCCTGGGCTACTGTTTGAACTTATGGAG TCTCTCCAAGAAGATCCCTCATCGACTTCCTCGCAGCTTGTAGAACTCATGATGGCGGCTCGGGTCAACCTGAGCAGCGCCTTGCCTCGTGACCTACCTTCCGACACGCTCGTTAACCGCGGCACGTTCCTCATCAATTTGGAAG GTGGTGTTATTCGAGAGGAGGGCACCTACAGTATAGCGGCCGTGCCCACTTGCGCCGATCGATGCCCGCGATGCCGACGCTACACGGCGGAGTCGCCAGATTGCCTGTGCCCACGCTGTCAGACTGTTCTTGCCAAAGCTTAG
- the iars2 gene encoding isoleucine--tRNA ligase, mitochondrial isoform X2, which translates to MLLCRISAVSRTLTRWGRRSHREGGLPYRSFLCSSSRCHGVSAGEGNAQSAEQGSAQGLYRDTVILPRTEFPMKLTGQKLLDREVQIQEKCGFASLYTWQSERKGKKKFCLHDGPPYANGDPHVGHALNKILKDIHNRFEMLRGRQVHYVPGWDCHGLPIELKALGELGAVDLSPLQIRRQARQFANGAIERQRAAFQRWGVMADWSQCYYTYDGTYEAAQLKVFQEMHSKGFIYQDYKPVFWSPSSRTALAEAELEYNPEHLSKTIYATFPLVTLPPKIASKTGQGDVSVLVWTTQPWTIPANQAVCYMPNAQYSVVRRKDNSQLLLMATERSVTLAAVLGTELESVATFTGSELEGGICKHPTIPDKEVPLLPANHVTMAKGTGLVHTAPAHGMDDYSVASQFQLPVECMVDEDGKFTELAGTELQHLSVFKEGNEKVINMLKDCGALAKEEDFVHSYPYDWRTKKPVLIRPSKQWFINTGSLKDKAKDALQKVRVLPESARNSLVTTLDKRTYWCISRQRSWGVPIPVFYHKDTGEALINKRTVSHIAGLFKEKGSDCWWELPMDTLLPADVLKKSKAGPVTDYVRGEDVLDIWFDSGASWAAVLEETDSRADAYVEGKDQIGGWFLSSLLTSVAVRNKAPYKSLVVHGFAVNEKGDKMSKSLGNVVDPDEVINGRKDGSIPAYGADVLRWWVAESNIFSEVQIGPSALTSARDNINKVRNTLRFLLGNLHGFDPRAQAVDAKEMMYIDQYMLHLLREYSMKVTDAYNEFDAGRVIRLLQAFITRDLSSFYFSIIKDRLYCDPEDSLGRRSCQTALEEILDGVMRSIAPILPHLAEDVYTHAPGHDEEETLFRSGWIKSSSVWKQPGLEEAVEGACAIRDSFLASIPGKNAAQYDLTIAIEPGLLFELMESLQEDPSSTSSQLVELMMAARVNLSSALPRDLPSDTLVNRGTFLINLEGGVIREEGTYSIAAVPTCADRCPRCRRYTAESPDCLCPRCQTVLAKA; encoded by the exons ATGCTGCTGTGCCGTATTTCGGCAGTAAGCCGAACGCTAACGAGATGGGGACGGAGGTCACACCGAGAAGGTGGCCTCCCCTACCGATCCTTCTTGTGTAGCTCTAGCCGCTGTCATGGTGTTTCTGCAGGCGAAGGCAACGCTCAGTCTGCAGAGcagggctctgcccagggactgtACCGAGACACCGTGATCCTTCCCCGGACGGAGTTCCCAATGAAACTGACGGGGCAGAAGCTACTTGACAGAGAAGTCCAAATTCAGGAG AAGTGTGGCTTTGCAAGTCTGTACACTTGGCAAAGCGAAAGGAAGGGCAAGAAGAAGTTTTGCCTTCACGATGGACCCCCATACGCCAACGGAGACCCACATGTGGGACATGCCCTCAACAAG ATTCTGAAAGACATCCATAACCGGTTTGAGATGCTGAGGGGCCGACAGGTCCACTATGTCCCAGGTTGGGACTGTCATGGTCTTCCTATTGAGCTGAAGGCTCTGGGCGAGCTGGGCGCTGTGGATCTCAGCCCTCTGCAGATCAGGCGTCAAG CTCGTCAGTTTGCAAATGGGGCCATCGAGCGTCAGAGGGCTGCTTTCCAGCGCTGGGGGGTGATGGCCGACTGGAGCCAATGCTACTACACCTATGATGGTACCTATGAAGCCGCTCAGCTGAAAGTCTTCCAGGAGATGCACAGCAAG GGGTTCATCTATCAAGATTACAAGCCTGTATTTTGGTCTCCTTCATCAAG AACTGCCTTAGCTGAGGCAGAACTGGAGTACAACCCTGAGCATCTCAGCAAAACCATCTACGCCACATTCCCGCTGGTCACGCTGCCGCCTAAAATAGCATCGAAAACAG GTCAGGGTGATGTTTCTGTCTTGGTGTGGACTACACAGCCTTGGACTATTCCTGCTAACCAGGCAGTCTGCTACATGCCAAATGCCCA GTACTCAGTGGTGAGAAGAAAAGACAACTCCCAATTGCTCTTAATGGCCACTGAGCGTTCTGTCACTCTGGCAGCAGTGTTGGGAACAGAACTGGAGAGTGTCGCCACTTTCACCG GATCGGAACTCGAGGGTGGGATCTGCAAGCATCCCACTATTCCTGACAAGGAAGTACCGCTCTTGCCCGCTAATCATGTGACAATGGCGAAAGGAACAGGATTGGTCCACACAGCACCGGCTCATGGCATGGACGATTACAGCGTGGCTTCTCAGTTTCAGCTCCCTGTG GAGTGTATGGTCGATGAGGACGGCAAGTTCACAGAGCTGGCAGGAACGGAGCTCCAGCATTTGTCTGTGTTTAAAGAAGGCAATGAAAAAG TGATCAACATGCTGAAGGATTGCGGGGCTTTGGCAAAAGAAGAGGATTTCGTTCATAGTTACCCATACGACTGGAGGACCAAGAAACCTGTTCTTATCAGGCCCAGCAAACAATGGTTTATTAACACAGGCTCACTCAAGGACAAGGCCAAG GACGCGCTGCAAAAAGTTCGCGTTTTACCAGAGTCAGCACGGAACAGCCTTGTGACCACGCTGGACAAACGCACTTACTGGTGCATCTCACGGCAGCGCAGCTGGGGAGTCCCCATCCCCGTCTTCTACCACAAAGACACTGGCGAGGCGCTCATCAACAA GCGCACGGTGTCCCACATTGCCGGACTCTTCAAGGAAAAGGGCAGCGACTGTTGGTGGGAGCTTCCAATGGACACTTTACTGCCAGCAGATGTGCTCAAGAAG AGTAAAGCAGGACCGGTAACCGACTATGTCCGTGGGGAGGACGTGCTTGACATCTGGTTTGACAGCGGAGCTTCATGGGCCGCTGTCCTGGAAG AGACAGACAGCCGAGCAGACGCGTACGTGGAAGGGAAGGACCAGATCGGAGGCTGGTTTCTCTCCTCGCTGCTCACCAGTGTCGCCGTCAGGAACAAGGCGCCTTACAA ATCACTGGTGGTCCACGGGTTTGCAGTCAATGAGAAGGGAGACAAAATGTCCAAGTCCCTTGGGAATGTCGTGGATCCAGATGAAGTCATCAATGGCAGGAAG GACGGCAGCATCCCAGCATACGGGGCAGACGTGCTGCGATGGTGGGTGGCAGAGTCAAACATATTTTCCGAAGTTCAGATCGGACCATCGGCCCTAACGTCAGCCCGGGACAACATCAACAAG GTCAGAAACACTTTGCGGTTCCTGCTGGGCAACCTGCACGGCTTTGACCCTCGGGCTCAGGCTGTGGACGCCAAAGAGATGATGTACATCGACCAGTACATGTTACACCTGCTGCGCGAGTACAGCATGAAG GTAACCGATGCTTACAATGAGTTTGACGCTGGCCGAGTCATACGCCTCCTCCAAGCCTTCATCACCAGAGACCTCTCCAGCTTTTATTTCAGCATTATCAAAGACAG GTTGTACTGCGATCCGGAAGACTCGCTAGGCCGAAGATCATGTCAGACGGCCTTAGAGGAGATTTTGGACGGGGTGATGAGATCCATCGCCCCCATCTTGCCTCATTTGGCTGAAGACGTATACACTCATGCACCGGGACATGACG AAGAGGAAACGCTATTCAGGAGCGGCTGGATCAAATCCAGTTCTGTGTGGAAGCAACCTGGACTGGAGGAGGCGGTGGAGGGGGCCTGCGCCATCAGGGACTCCTTTTTGGCTTCTATTCCGGGCAAAAATGCGGCCCAGTATGATCTCACCATTGCCATTGAGCCTGGGCTACTGTTTGAACTTATGGAG TCTCTCCAAGAAGATCCCTCATCGACTTCCTCGCAGCTTGTAGAACTCATGATGGCGGCTCGGGTCAACCTGAGCAGCGCCTTGCCTCGTGACCTACCTTCCGACACGCTCGTTAACCGCGGCACGTTCCTCATCAATTTGGAAG GTGGTGTTATTCGAGAGGAGGGCACCTACAGTATAGCGGCCGTGCCCACTTGCGCCGATCGATGCCCGCGATGCCGACGCTACACGGCGGAGTCGCCAGATTGCCTGTGCCCACGCTGTCAGACTGTTCTTGCCAAAGCTTAG